The Streptomyces sp. NBC_01463 DNA window ACCGGCAGCCGCAGCGCCTCCTCCAGGAGCGGAATGTCGAACCTCGCGTCGTGGGTCAGCACGCACAGCACGGTGCGCGCGTCGGTCTCCGTGCCGGCGAGGTAGCGGTGCGGCCAGTCGACGACGAGGTCGTCCGCCTCGGGGAAGCGGGCACGGGTGGCGAAGACCGGCCGGGCGTCGCACACCGTCACGTGATGGCCGAGGAACTTCCCCGCCCGCACGAGCGCCGTCGCGAAGTCCACCGCACCGAACACGATCATCCGGGGCGGCGGCACGCTCGACTCCACGAACAGGGTCAGTCCGCCCGGGCAGCTCGTCCCGTCCTCCGCGAGTTCGGCGGATCCGGTGCGCCCGGAGTCCAGGAGCGCCCGGGCCTGCGCCGCCGCCTCGCGGTCGAGGTCCGCACGCCCGTCGAGGCTCCCCTCGTACGTTCCGTCGGCCCGGACGAGCAGGGCGCGGCCGAGCAGTCCTTCGGGGCCGCGGACCACGCGGGCGAGCGCCGCCGGCTCGCCGCGGTCCGCGGCCGACAGCGCCGCCCGGACCACCGGTGCGCCGGAGCGCACCGGTGTGACGAGCACGTCGATGACGCCGCCGCAGGTGAGTCCCACGGCGAAGGCGTCCTCGTCGCTGTAGCCGAACCGCTCGCGTACCGTCCGGCCGTCCTGGAGTGCCTGGACGCAGAGCTCGTACACGGCCCCCTCCACACAGCCGCCGGAGACCGAGCCGATGACCGTGCCGTCGCCGTCGACGGCCATCGCGGCGCCGGGGCCGCGGGGTGCGCTGCCGCCGACCTCGACCACGGTGGCGACGGCGAAGTCCCGGCCCTCCTGGGACCAGCGGTGCAGGGCCGCCGCGATGTCAAGCACCGCTGGCTCCCTCCGCCCCCGGCCGGGCCTCTTCCGCCGCCAGGACGCGGTCGGGGCGGATCGGCAGCCGGCGGTGGCGTACCCCGGTCGCGTGCCACACCGCGTTGGCGATCGCCGCGGCGACGCCCACGATGCCGATCTCGCCGATGCCCTTGATCCCCACCGGGTCCTCCGGGTCGTGGTCGTCGACCCAGTCCGCCTCGACGTGCGGCACATCGGCGTGGGCGGCGACGTGATAGCCGGCCAGGTCGGCGTTGACGTAGCCGCCGGACGCCCGGTCGCGGACCGCCTCCTCGTGGAGGGCCATCGAGATGCCCCAGGTCATGCCGCCGACGAGCTGGCTGCGGGCGGTGAGCGGGTTGACGACGGTGCCCGCGGCGAAGATGCCCAGCAGCCTGCGGACGCGCACCTCGCCGGTGGTGACGTCGACCGCGGTCTCGGCGAACTGCGCCCCGTAGGAGTGCCGTTCCTTCTGGGCCATGGCGCCGATGGCGTCGGAGGTGTCGGCCCTGGTGGTGAGTCCCTCCGGCGGAACGGACCCGCCGAGCGCGAGCAGCTCCCGCAGTTCGTCCGCGGCCAGCCGCACCGCCCAGGCCCAGGAGCGCGTGCCCATGGAGCCTCCGGCGATCCAGGCCGGTCCCAGGTCGCTGTCGCCGAGGCGGACGCGGATGCGCTCCGGGTCCGTCCTCAGCGCGTCAGCGGCGACCGAGGCCATCGCGGTCCGTGCGCCGGTCCCGATGTCGGCGGCGTTGATCCGCACGGTGTACGTGCCGTCGGGCTCCGCGGTCACGGCGGCCGTGGAGGGGCCGACGCCCGCGGGGAAGGACGCCGCCGCCATTCCGGTACCCAGCAGCCAGCGCCCCTCGCGGCGCAGTCCGGGGCGCGGGTCGCGCTCCGCCCAGCCGAACCTGCGGGCCCCTTCCTCCAGGCAGGCGCGCAGATTGCGGCGGCTGAACGGCAGCCCGGAGACGGGGCCCGCCGCGGGTTCGTTGCGCGCCCGCAGCTCGACCGGGTCGATGCCGCTCCTCTCGGCCAGCTCGTCGAGGGCCGATTCCACGGCGAAGGAGCCCGGTGCCTCGCCCGGCGCACGCATCCAGGTCGGGGTCGGCACGTCGAGCCGCACCACCTGGTGCCGGGTGTGGTGCGCGTCGGCGTCGTACATGGTGCGTCCCACGTTGGCGCTCGACTCGATGAACTCGTGCACGGTCGAGGTGAGGCTCAGCGCCCGGTGGTCGAAGGCGCTCAGACGGCCGTCCGGGCCGGCGCCGAGTGTGATCCGCTGCGCCGTGGGGCTGCGGTAACCGACCAGGGAGAACATCTGGCGACGGGTCAGCACGACCCGCACGGGGCGGTGCAGCAGGGTCGTGGCCATGACGGCCGCCACCTGGTGCGGTGCCAGGCCCTTCGACCCGAAGCCGCCGCCGACGTGCTCGGAGCGCACCCGGACGGAGCCCGGATCGAGGGAGAACAGCGAGGCGAGTTCGCTCGACACCCAGAAGGTGCCCTGGTTGGAGTCGACGACGTCGAGCCGGCCGCCCTCCCAGCGGGCCGTCGCCGCGTGCGGCTCCATGGAGTTGTGGTGCTCCTCCGGGGTGGAGTACTCCTCGTCCACGACGAAGGCGGCGGCCTTCAGCCGGGCTTCCAGATCCCCCTTCTCCGTCTCCGCGTCCGAGCCGTCCGGGGTGTAGGCCCCGGCATGCCCGGCGAGGAACTCCACGTCGTGCGGTTCCTCGTCGTAGCGGACCACGAGCGCCTCGGCGGCCTCCCTGGCCTGCTCGGACGTCTCGGCGACGACCAGCGCAACGGGCCAGCCGACGAACGGCACCCGGTCGTGCTGGAAGAGCCCGACGACGGGGTTGGGGCGGCCCAGCATGCCCGTGTAGTCGGTGTCGATGCGCGGTGCGTTCCCGTGGTGCAGGACGGTGAGGACTCCGGGCATGGACCGGACGGGAGCGTCCTCCACGGACCGGATCCGGCCGCGCGCCACGGTGGAGAGGACCAGCCAGCCGTGGGCGAGCTCGGCGAAGGGGATCTCCCCCGCGTAGCGGGCGGCGCCGGTGACCTTGTCCCGGCCCTCCACGCGGGTGCGGGAGGAGCCGACGGCTCCCTGGACGGTGGTGCTGTCGGTGGTCGTGGTCATCGGGCGGCCTCCTCGGCGAGTTCGGTGAGTACGGCCACGACGAGATTGCGCATCAGCGTCACCTTGTATCCGTTGTCCGGGAGGGCCTCGGCCGCCGCCAGTTCGGCGTCGGCCGCCGCGGCGAACGCCTCCGCGCTCGCCGGTCCCCCGGTCAGGGCGCGCTCGGCCGCACGGGCCCGCCAGGGCCGGGACGCCACCGCGCCGAAGGCGAGCCGCACCTCGCGGACGGTGCCGTCCTCGACGTCGAGCGCGGCGGTGAGGGAGCCGATCGCGAAGGCGAAGGAGGCCCGCTCGCGCACCTTGCGGTACCGGGAGTGCGCGGCCACCCCGGCCGGCGGCAGGGTGACGCCGGTGATCAGGGCGCCGGGCGGCAGGGCCGTCTCGATGTGCGGGGTGTCGCCCACCGGCAGGTAGAAGTCGCCGATCGGCAACTCGCCCGGCCCGTCGGCCGTTTCGTACGAGACGACGGCGTCGAAGGCCGCGAGCGCGACCGCCATGTCGGACGGGTGGGTGGCCACGCAGTGCTCGGATGCGCCCAGGATCGCGTGATTGTGGTGCTCGCCCGCCCGGGCGGGGCAACCGCTGCCGGGGGTCCGCTTGTTGCACGGCTTCCCGAGGTCGCCGAAGTAGCCGCAGCGGGTCCGCTGGAGCAGGTTGCCGCCGACCGTGGCCATGTTCCGCAGCTGCCCGGAGGCGCCCGCCAGCACGGCCTGGGCCAGCGCCGGGTAGTGACGGCGCACATCGGCGTGCGCGGCGAGGTCGCTGTTGGTGACGGTGGCCCCGATGTGCAGCCCGCCGTCGGGGGTGAACGTGATGTCGCCGAGAGGGAGTTCCTGGACGTCGACGAGAGTCGTGGGCCGCTCCACGCCGGCCTTCATCAGGTCGACGAGATTGGTGCCGCCGCCCAGGAAGCGGGCGTCGGGGTCCTCGGCGAGCAGGGCCACCGCCCCGGAGACGTCCAGGGCGCGTTCGTATCCGAATTCCCTCATGCCACGACCTCCTCGGACTCGGCCGCGGAGGTTTCCGCCGCGCGCGCGACGGCCTGCACGATCGACACGTAGGCGCCGCAGCGGCAGAGGTTTCCGCTCATCCGCTCGCGGATCTCCTCGGCGGAGAGCGCGGGCACCCCGGCCTCCGGACGTACGTCTTCGGTCACGGCGCTCGGCCAGCCCGCGGCGTGCTCCTCGATCACCGCGAGGGCCGAACAGATCTGTCCGGGCGTGCAGTAGCCGCACTGGTAACCGTCGAGATCGAGGAAGGCCTGCTGCACGGGGTGCAGCCGGTCGCCGTCGGCGACGCCTTCGATGGTGGTGATCGCGCGCCCCTCGGCAGCGACCGCGAGCTGCAGACAGGAGACGGCCCGGCGCCCGTCGAGGAGCACCGTACAGGCGCCGCACTGCCCCTGGTCGCAGCCCTTCTTGGTGCCGGTCAGATCGAGACGCTCGCGCAGGGCGTCGAGCAGGGTGGTGCGGTGGTCGACGGGCAGGGTGTGCTTTTCGCCATTGATGTTCAGAGTGATGGCACTGGACGTCGATGGGGCCATGATCAGCCTTCTTTCGCATTGCTTATGCGCGTCGAACGAGACGATCCGGCGGAAGTACCGAGTGGGAGAGGGCCATTCCGGTGGTAGCAGGAAATGAAAGACACCGGTCGGCCACACTGGCCCGGTCTGCCGCTATGGTGGAGTGAAGCGGACAGCTGTCCGCTTTATCTGTCGAACCTAGCGGACAGCTGTCCGCTCAGCAAGACCGGCTCAGCCGTGTGTCGGAAGGAGGAGGCGTGCAGGAGGAGAAGGGCACGCCCCAACGCCCGGACGCGCAAAGGAATCGCGAGCGCATCCTGGACGTCGCGCTGGCTGAGCTCACCCGGTCCGCGGACGCCCCGGTGAGCGTCATCGCGAAGAAGGCGGGCGTGGGGCAGGGGACGTTCTACCGGAACTTCCCCAACCGCGAGGCCCTGGTCCTGGAGGTCTACCGCTACGAGATGCAGCAGGTCGCCGACACCGCGGCCCAGTTGCTCAGGACCCGCGCGCCCGACCGGGCCCTGCGGGAGTGGATGGACCGGCTGGCGCAGTACGCCATGGCCAAGGCCGGACTGGCCGACGCCCTGCGCACCACCGCCAGCAGATACGGCAGCCTGGCCCAGCTGGGCCACGACCCGGTGACCCGCGGCCTCACCCTCCTGCTGAACGCGAACGAGGAGGCGGGCACGATCCGCCCCGGGGTGACCCCCGACGACTTCGTGCTCGCCATCGCCGGACTCTGGCAGCTGGACCCGCACAGCGACTGGCAGCCCAGAGCCCGCTGGCTGCTGGACCTCGTGATGGACGGGCTCCGGGCCGGGGCACCGGGTGCGGGCGGGCCTTCGCCGCAGCCCTAGGCCTGTTGACCCGCGGGGCCTCTCACGAGGCAGCGGATCCGATCACCACCGTGCGCGCCCACGCGGGCGGTGTGTCCGGGACGTATTCGGCGTCGTCCTCGTCCCATCGCCGCCGGCCGGGCCGGTCGAACAGGCCCACCACGGTCCGGCACGGCGGCGGCGCACTGGGCCAGGGAGTCTGTCCGTCGGTGAGGGCCACGATGACGTCGGGCCGTGGCTGGGACCTCAGCGCCTTGGCGAAGCCGGCACGCAGATCCGTGCCCCCGCCGCCCAGCAGCACGATGCCCTCGGCCCGGCAGAGCGGGTGCACCACCCGGGTCGCAGCGTCGCAGGACAGCACGGTGACCAGATCCCGACGGCCGCCCACCGCACGGGAGATGGCGGCGACCTCCAGCAGGGCGGTGCCCAGTTCGGTGTCGCTGACCGATCCGGACGTGTCGACGACCACCGAGACCCGCGGCGGCCTGCGCCTGAGGCTCGGCAGTACGGCTCCGGGCACACCGGCCGAGCGGCGCGACGGCCGGCCGTACGTGTAGTCCTCCCCCGCCCCCGAGCCCGAAACCGCCGAGCGGAGCGCCGCACCGAGCAACTGCCGCCACGGCTGCGGCGGGTGGAAGGCCTCCTCCGCCCACCGCCGCCACCCCTTCGAGGCGCTCCCCGGCCGGCCGGTGATGCCCTGGGCCACCCGGAAGCGCACCGCGTCCCGCTCCTGCTCACTGAGGCCGTGGCCGCCGTCCGGCCCCAGGTCCCACTCCCGCTCCAGCCCGTCGGCGCCGCTGCCGCAGTCCAGCCAGGCCAGGTCCTGCGTACGCGGGCCGAGTCCGAACTGCCGCAGATAGTCCTCCATCAGCTCGCCCTCGGGGAGGTCCAGGGTCGCGGGCTCGACGGCTCCCTCGGGCCGGACCAGGCCGTCGCCGTACACGTCGTCGTTGATCTCGCAGTCGGCCGCGATGTTCATCCGCAGCCGCTCGGCCCGGCCGGTCAGCCCGCGCTCCCGCGCCACCCGGTCGCTGCGCCCGTGGTGGTCGCGCAGCAGGTGCGACACCTCGTGCACCCAGACGCCGGCGAGTTCCTCCACCGGTGTCCGGTCCACGAAGCCCGGCGCGACGTAGCACCGCCAGTGCCGGTCGACCGCCATCGTCGGGACCTGCCGCGACTCCACGGTGTGCAGGGCGAACAGCGCCGTCGCCAGGTAGGGCCGGGCCAGGGCCGCCTGCAGCCGGGCGGCGAAGAGCTTGTCGCGGTCCAGCATCCCCGCGCCGCCCGCGGTCACCGGCCGGCCTTGGTGGCGGCCGTGGCACGGGCCGCCGCCTGCTCGGCGCGCCGCGAGAGCAGCACGGCCCCGGAGAGCGCCTCGATCGACGCCGGTACGTCCCAGTCCCCCTGCCTGAGCGTGGCGAGTGTCGTGGCGGGGACGACGACCAGGTCCGGCGCCCCGGTCTCCAGCGCCCTGACCAGGAGGGCCCAGGCCGCGTCCCAGCGGGCCTTCTCCGGGCGTCGCCGGACCGCCGCCACCACGCCGTCGAGCACAGCCTGGCGCAGGTCCCCCCGCTCGGGCAGATCGGCGCCGGCCGGGTCGGCGAGCAGGTCCTCCGGGTCCGGAAGGTCCATCCGCTCCAGGCTCGCCAGGAGTTCCAGCCCGGGACCGTCCCCCACCGTTCCTCTGACCAGCAGGGACAGCACGTCGCGTGAGGCGTCGGCGGCGGTCGCGAAGGCGATCAGCCGCAGGGTCATCTCCCAGCTCCGCGGCGAGGGCCAGGCTCCGCCCCTGCGGGTCTCCCCGCTGGGCAGCCGGTGGACGAGCGCGGGGCGTGCGGAGAGCAGTCCGCACACCGCCCGGCGCGCGAAGCCGACGGCGTCGGCGAGGCGTTCGGGGGCGAGCCGGGGCAGGGTCGCACGGGGCCAGGTGCCGCCGAGGCCACGGACGACGACCTCGTGGTCGTGGACCCACTGGAGGTGGACGAACCGGTTGGCCAGCGGCGGGCTCAGCTCCCAGCCGTCGGCCGCCGAGGAGCGCGGGTTGGCGGCGGCCACGATCCTTACCCCCGGCGGAAGTCGGAGCGCGCCGATGCGCCGCTCCAGGACGAGGCGGAGCAGGGCGGCCTGGACGGCGGGCGGCGCGGTGGAGAGCTCGTCGAGGAACAGCAGTCCGCGGCCGGCCCGCACCAGGCGCACCGCCCAGTCCGGCGGGGCCATCGGGACACCCTGTTCCGCCGGGTCGTCGCCCACGATGGGCAGCCCCGAGAAGTCGGACGGTTCGTGGACGCTGGCGATGACCGTGGTCAGCGGGAGGTCCAGGGAGTCCGCGAGCTGGGTGAGGGCGGCGCTCTTGCCGATGCCCGGCTCTCCCCACAGGAGTACGGGCAGGTCGGCGGCGACGGCCAGGGTCAGGGCCTCCAGCTGGGTGTCGGGGCGCGGTTCGGTGGTGGTGTCGCTCAGGAGGGCCACCAGCTCGCCCGCGACGTCCAGTTGGGAGGCGGCGGCCCGGTCGTGGGCGGGGCGGGTGGGCGCGGACAGGGTGCGTGTGGGCATGGCGATCACCTTGGGGTCTCGGTACGGAAGGGATGCGGCGTCGATCGCGGGGGACGAAGGCCCTCGGTTCAGCGGAAGGTTGCGTGGCGGGGAAGCCGGTACGGGTGCCGGTCCCGGGAGCGCGGGTGTTCCGGGCGGGCGCTGCCCGGACCGTGTCCCATCAGGTCCGCGCGGAACAGGCCGTAGTCGATCCGCCGCTGGGCGGCGGTCTCCAGTTCGTCCCGCAGGGCTCCGCTGCGCAGTACGGCGCCGGGGCCCAGCAGCCCTTCGACGACGGCCAGCGCACCGGTGATGTCGCCGTGGTCCAGGCGCTCCCGGACGCCGTCGAGGCATTCCGGGCGGCGGTGGGCCGCGTCGATGGCCTGGAGACACGGCATCGGCGTGCCCGTCAGGGCGGCCAGGAGTTCCTCGCGCCGGACCTCGGCGGGGTCGTGGTCGAGGGGCACCAGCACCCCGTCGACCAGGCCGATGCGGTGCCGCGCGCCCCGGCACTCCACCGGGCGCGGCTGCCCGGCACCGTCCGGGACCGGTGACGGCCGTACCGGTACGTGATCCGGGACGAGCGCCGAGGCGACCAGCGGGTGCAGCCGGCCGGCGTCGACGGCGCCGGTGCGGATGAGCTCCAGGTCGGGCAGGGCCCAGGTCGCCGCGTCGGGCAGGACCGGTGGCGCGGTGCCGGCTCCCGCCGCGGGCGCCGGCGTGAGGCGCAGGACGGGCGCGCCGGCTCCGTCGTCGTCCGCGTCGAGGCTCAGGAGCAGGCGGTGGCGGCCCCCGAACCGTACGAGGAAGGTCCCCGCGGTCGCGGACCCGCCCTCGGCGCGCAGGAGCAGGGCGGCCTCGTCCGCCCAGCGGCCGACGGCGCAGCGCCGGCCCCGCGGCACCATGTCCCGTACGGTACGGTCCGGTTCGGGCTCGCCGCCGTCGGCCGGCCGGTCGGCCCCGGACCGGCCGCGCAGTTCACCGGTCCTGCGCGCGTCCCAGAGGTGACGGTGCAGGTCGAGGCGGAACCGCCGGCTGGGGTGGGGGTGCGGGTGGCGGCGGGCGCCGGCCTCGGTACGGGAACCGTCCCACAGCGCGAGGCTGATCCGCTGTCCGGCGTCCGCCCAGGCCGGCGGTGTCCGGACCACGAGGTGCACGGGTGCGCGGCCACCCGGTTCCTCGGAGTCGTACCGGGCCAGCGCGATCGTCAGCCCCGGGCGCAACAGCCCGTGCGGGGCGATCCTCGGCAGGTGCCAGCGGAGCAGGTCCGGCACCAGGTGGCGCAGGTCGGTCCGGACCCGGGTGGCGAGTTCGCTGCCGTGGGTGCGTGCCAGGGAGCGTGGCTTCAGGTCGACGTCGATGCCCGCGGCGGCGCAGGCCCCGGACCAGTCCCCGGCGTGGCGGCGGGCGGTCGCGGTCTCGATCATGGAGGGCGGCACGGCGAACTCGCGCACGCGCAGCCAGAAGGACAGGAAGGGATCCCGATTCGCGTTCGCGATGAGCATCAGCACTCACCTTGCGCGGACGGGTCCCCCAATCTGAGAGCAGTGTGTGTCGTCATCGCGGGCAGCGTAGCGCGCCGCGTCCGTGCCCGCCACGCCTTTTCCGCGACACTGCCCGGGCCGGCGCATAGGGTGCCGGGATGATCGGGATCCCGGAGGTGTTCACGCGCGGCACCCTTGCGCGCGAGGGTGCGGCAGGAGCGGCCTGGATCGCCGGACTGCCGCTGCTGGTGGACGAGTTGCTCGAACGCTGGGAGTGCGTTCCGGACGGCGAGGTCGTGCACGGAGGGGTCGGCGTCATCGTGCCGGTCCGTCGGCGGGGCGCGGCGGACGCGGTGCTGAAGGTGTCCTTCCCGCACCCCGGCAACGTCCACGAACCGGATGCGTTCGTCGCGTGGGAGGGGCGCGGAGCGGTCCGGCTGTACGAGCGTGACGACGGGCGTTTCGCGATGCTGCTGGAGCGTGTGGGGATGTCGGACCTCGGGGAGGTCGCGGACAACGACGAAGTCGTGCGGGTGGCGGGCCGCCTCAGTCACCGGCTGGCCGTACCGGCTCCGCCGGGGCTGCCCCGGCTGCGGGAGCAGGCCGGGGCCTGGGAGGAGCAACTGCGCACGGATGCCCGGGAGCTGCCCCATCGGCTGTCGCGCCGGGCGGTGGACGCCGCCGTGGCCACGGTCCGCGAACTGGGCTCCACCCAGCCGGACGTGATCGTCCACGGCGACCTCCACGCCAGGAACATCCTGCGCGCCGACCGCGAGCCGTGGCTGGCCGTCGACCCGAAGGGCTACGCGGGCGACCCGGCGTACGACGGCGGCACCCTCCTCAAGACGCGGGCGCTCGCGCTCCGGGGCGCGGGCGACCTGCGCACGGCTGCCGGCCGCACGCTGGACATCTTCGCCGAGGCGGCGGAGCTCGACCGTGAGCGCACCCGCCGCTGGGCGCAGCTCCATGCGGTGCAGGGCGCGTTCTGGGGCCGGCGGCACGGATACCGCAGGGCTCGCAGCGGCCCCGGGCGGGACGGTCTCACCGTCCTCATCGAGTCGCTCGCCGAGGTGCTCACGGACCCCGCCTGAACGCCCGCCGGGGGCAAACCCCCCGCCTCAACGCCTCCGCCACTCCTCGGCCAGCAGCTGGTAGGAGCGCACCCGGTCGGCGTGGCCGTGCGTGATGGTGGTGATCAGCAACTCGTCGGCGCCCGTGGCCTCCTGGAGGCGTTCGAGCTCGTCGGCGACGCGTCCGGGCGATCCGACGAACTGGGTGTCGACGCGGTCGGCGACCAGTTCCCGGTCCGCGTCGCTCCACGGAAGGGCGCGGGCCTCCTCCGGGGTGGGGTACGCGATGGCCCCCTCGGCCGTGCGGATGGAGCGGACCCAGGGGCCGTACCCCGTGGCCAGCTCGCGGGCGGTCGCGTCGTCCTCGGCGACGACGACGTCCGCGGAGACGCTGACGTACGGCTTGTCGAGCTCGTCGGAGGGCCGGAACGCCGCACGGTAACCCTCGGCCGCCTCCAGCACGGTGGCCGGGCTGACGTGGTAGTTCGCGGCGAAGCGCAGACCGTTGCGGCCGGCCACGTCCGCGCTCTGTCCGCCGCTGCTGCCCAGGATCCACACCTGGAGGTCGGCGCCCTCGCCGGGGACGGCGTGTGCCTCGATGCCGTCGTCCGAACGGTACGTGCCGTGCAGCAGCGCGAGGATGTCGTCGATCTGTTCGCCGTAGTCCTGTGCCCGGGCGCCCGGCTGGTGCAGGAGCCGTTGCTGGAGCGCTGTCCGGGGTGAGCCCAGCAGGTGTTCGAAGGAGAAGCGGGGCGGGATGCGCAGCCCGTTCGGGGTGCGTCCGTCGGTGACCGGGATCGTGGTCGGCGCGGGCCCGTCCTTGCGCTCCGGCGGACGTCCGCCGGAGCGGCCGAGGCCCAGGTCGAGGCGCCCCGGGTGCAGGGCGTCGATGAGGCCGAACTCCTCGACCGTGGACAGGGCGGTGCGGTGCCCCAGCTGCACGGCTCCGGAGCCGATCCTGATCGTCGAGGTCGCCGAGGCGGTCAGGGCCAGGACGACGGCGGGCGAGGTGCCGGCCACGCCGGGGTTGAGGTGGTGCTCGGCGAACCAGTAGCGGGCGTAGCCGAACTCCTCGGTCCGGCGGGCCAGGTCGAGGGTGTTGTGCAGCGCGTCGCCGGCCGTGGCGCCGGAGGGAACCGGTATGAGGTCGAGGACGCCGAGAGGGATGCGGGACATGACCGGGGTGCTCCTCAGCGGTTGGTCGGGACGGGGACGGGCCCGGCGAGCACGGGGGCCCAGTCGAACGGCGGGTCGGGGATCTCGCGTCGCAGGACCGGGGCGACCTCGGACTGGAAGAGCGCGAGGGAGCCCCGGTGCTGGGCATCCGTCAGTCCGCCGGCGTCCGCGTTCAGGTGCAGGACGGTGTGGCCGAACTGCTCGTGGTAGCGGTGCACCTTCTCGATGATCTGCTGGGGGCTGCCGATCAGGGCCGAGCTGCGCTCGACGAAGTCCTCCAGGTTCGGGAACACCGGCTCGGCCCCCAGCCGCTTCTGGAAGGCGAGATAGCCCTCGAACACCGGCCGGTAGGCGGCGACGGCCTCCTGCGAGGTCCGGGCCACGTGGACGCCGGCCGTTCCGGCACCGACGGCCGCCAGCGCCGGATCGTGGCCGTAGTGCTCCCACCGCTCCCGGTAGTGCCGGATCAGTTCGGCGTACGGCTCGATCGCGTGGGTGACGTTAGCGGAGAACAGCGGGTCGCCGTAGCGCGCGGCGAGGTCGACCGACTCCCGGCTGGTGGCGCTGCCGTGCCAGACGCGGACGGGCTGCTGGAGCGGCCGCGGCCACACCTCCGCGTCCGTGAGCTCCGGCCGGAAGCGCGGCTGCGCGCTCACCTTGTCCTGGCGCCACAGCCGGCGGAACAGTTCGTAGCCCTCGGCGTTGCGGTCCCACTGGTCCTCGGGGGTGACGTGGAACAGCTCGCGCTGCGCCGTCCCGTTGCCCTTGCCGATGATGAGGTCGAGGCGGCCGCCGGAGAGATGGTCGAGCGTGGCGTAGTCCTCGTGGGCACGCACCGGGTCGAGCAGGCTGAGCGTGGTGACGGCGGTGAACAGCCGGATGCGCGAGGTGAGTGCGGCGATGTGGCTGAGCACGACCGGCGGCGAGGACGAGATGAACGGCCGCTCGTGCCGTTCGCCGACGCCGAAGCCGTCGAATCCGAGCTCCTCGGCCAGCAGCGCGTTGTCGATCACCTCCCGGAAGCGTTCGTTCGTGGACTTCTGGACACCGGTCACCGGGTCCGGAGCGTGGACGATGAGCGTGATGGCCAGGAACTTCATGACGCCACCCGCCCGGACGCCGCGTCGTCGGGGTGGGCCAGGCCGAGGTGGTCGCGCAGCGTCGTGCCCTCGTACTCCGTACGGAACACACCCCGCTCCTGGAGGAGCGGGACGACGGTGTCGGCGAAGACGTCCAGACCGCCGGGGGTGATGTGCGGGGCGAGGATCAGGCCGTCGGCGGCGTCCGCCTGGACGAAGTCGTTGATGGCGGCGGCGACGGTGGCGGCGGAGCCGACGAAGGACTGGCGGCTGCCGGTCTCGATGACCAGGTCGCGGATCGACCAGTTCTTCGCGGCCGCGAGCTCCCGCCACTCCCGGGCGGTGGCCAGCGGGTCGCGGTACATCCGGACCTGGGCCCGGCCGCGGGCGATGGTGTGTTCGCCCGGGTCCGGGTCGATGTCCGGCAGCGGACCCTCCGGGTCGTACGCGGACAGGTCACGGTTCCAGACGAACTCCAGGTGCTTGATCGCGGTGGCGCCGCTGACCTGCTGCCGGCGTACCTCGCGGGCGTGCTCCTGCGCCTCGGCGTCCGTGTCGCCGAGGACGAAGGTGGCGGCGGGCAGGATCAGCAGCTGGTCGTGGGTGCGGCCGTGGCGGGCGAGGCGGCCCTTGACGTCCGCGTAGAACGCCTGCCCCTCCTTCAGGGTGCTGTACCGGCTGAAGATCGCGTCGGCGCCCGCCGCCGCGAACTCGCGGCCGTCCTCGGAGTCGCCGGCCTGGAAGATCACCGGGCGGCCCTGGGGGCTGCGGGGCACGTTGAACTGCCCCTCGATGTCGAAGTGCTGCCCCTTGTGCGCGAACGACCCGGCCCGCGCGTCCCGCAGGAACGTGCCGGTCCCCGGGTCGGCGGCGATCTCGTCGCCGCGCCAGGAGTCGAACAGCTCGTTGGC harbors:
- a CDS encoding XdhC family protein — its product is MLDIAAALHRWSQEGRDFAVATVVEVGGSAPRGPGAAMAVDGDGTVIGSVSGGCVEGAVYELCVQALQDGRTVRERFGYSDEDAFAVGLTCGGVIDVLVTPVRSGAPVVRAALSAADRGEPAALARVVRGPEGLLGRALLVRADGTYEGSLDGRADLDREAAAQARALLDSGRTGSAELAEDGTSCPGGLTLFVESSVPPPRMIVFGAVDFATALVRAGKFLGHHVTVCDARPVFATRARFPEADDLVVDWPHRYLAGTETDARTVLCVLTHDARFDIPLLEEALRLPVAYVGAMGSRRTHEDRNRRLREAGLTDEELARLRSPIGLDLGARTPEETALSIAAEIVAERRGGTGAPLTGSRTPIHHDGGGRTEDGTPSPAAA
- a CDS encoding xanthine dehydrogenase family protein molybdopterin-binding subunit, with the translated sequence MTTTTDSTTVQGAVGSSRTRVEGRDKVTGAARYAGEIPFAELAHGWLVLSTVARGRIRSVEDAPVRSMPGVLTVLHHGNAPRIDTDYTGMLGRPNPVVGLFQHDRVPFVGWPVALVVAETSEQAREAAEALVVRYDEEPHDVEFLAGHAGAYTPDGSDAETEKGDLEARLKAAAFVVDEEYSTPEEHHNSMEPHAATARWEGGRLDVVDSNQGTFWVSSELASLFSLDPGSVRVRSEHVGGGFGSKGLAPHQVAAVMATTLLHRPVRVVLTRRQMFSLVGYRSPTAQRITLGAGPDGRLSAFDHRALSLTSTVHEFIESSANVGRTMYDADAHHTRHQVVRLDVPTPTWMRAPGEAPGSFAVESALDELAERSGIDPVELRARNEPAAGPVSGLPFSRRNLRACLEEGARRFGWAERDPRPGLRREGRWLLGTGMAAASFPAGVGPSTAAVTAEPDGTYTVRINAADIGTGARTAMASVAADALRTDPERIRVRLGDSDLGPAWIAGGSMGTRSWAWAVRLAADELRELLALGGSVPPEGLTTRADTSDAIGAMAQKERHSYGAQFAETAVDVTTGEVRVRRLLGIFAAGTVVNPLTARSQLVGGMTWGISMALHEEAVRDRASGGYVNADLAGYHVAAHADVPHVEADWVDDHDPEDPVGIKGIGEIGIVGVAAAIANAVWHATGVRHRRLPIRPDRVLAAEEARPGAEGASGA
- a CDS encoding xanthine dehydrogenase family protein subunit M, with the translated sequence MREFGYERALDVSGAVALLAEDPDARFLGGGTNLVDLMKAGVERPTTLVDVQELPLGDITFTPDGGLHIGATVTNSDLAAHADVRRHYPALAQAVLAGASGQLRNMATVGGNLLQRTRCGYFGDLGKPCNKRTPGSGCPARAGEHHNHAILGASEHCVATHPSDMAVALAAFDAVVSYETADGPGELPIGDFYLPVGDTPHIETALPPGALITGVTLPPAGVAAHSRYRKVRERASFAFAIGSLTAALDVEDGTVREVRLAFGAVASRPWRARAAERALTGGPASAEAFAAAADAELAAAEALPDNGYKVTLMRNLVVAVLTELAEEAAR
- a CDS encoding 2Fe-2S iron-sulfur cluster-binding protein; this encodes MAPSTSSAITLNINGEKHTLPVDHRTTLLDALRERLDLTGTKKGCDQGQCGACTVLLDGRRAVSCLQLAVAAEGRAITTIEGVADGDRLHPVQQAFLDLDGYQCGYCTPGQICSALAVIEEHAAGWPSAVTEDVRPEAGVPALSAEEIRERMSGNLCRCGAYVSIVQAVARAAETSAAESEEVVA
- a CDS encoding TetR/AcrR family transcriptional regulator; this translates as MQEEKGTPQRPDAQRNRERILDVALAELTRSADAPVSVIAKKAGVGQGTFYRNFPNREALVLEVYRYEMQQVADTAAQLLRTRAPDRALREWMDRLAQYAMAKAGLADALRTTASRYGSLAQLGHDPVTRGLTLLLNANEEAGTIRPGVTPDDFVLAIAGLWQLDPHSDWQPRARWLLDLVMDGLRAGAPGAGGPSPQP